In Brevibacillus brevis NBRC 100599, a single genomic region encodes these proteins:
- a CDS encoding Ig-like domain-containing protein: MKRMMARLLVFTLLFAIVQPMLIQEKANAAELLEIGVEADKFVDAFGAYPDGLDYQGVPNTLIVGYARDSGGDYGAANAALRFDLSGVKSERKIQSAVLKIYVHKVEATGGDMPFIDLWGSFDDNWNDDFATVLPSYQERIITNEFIPTNFTGWKSFDVTSFVMSNIPDKKATFVLRGRQTAPPVPVLYQPQIIFYDKRNASYASQLEITYALNTPPTDILLSSNSIPENNQIGAVVGTLSAVDPDQGDTASFHIQNPTVPFTVDGNQLKATETFDFETSSTYAVPITATDSAGNIFTKVMNIQVTDVDEPPTTATVIINGGAAFTNSPNVTLTMAHDDPDAAKPEYRLANVEGGPWSEWKSFMTPVMWTFTTNEGTKTIFMELRDGTGTVLKAQDSIVLDITPPAGTIEINNGNVATSSEKVELTIQGSDANGPVEVMLSNDNSFTGSWIPVPVNNKLEWNLASGDGQKTVYAKFRDGAGNMYYTSGTIVLDKTPPVVTGVANGSFYTADVTPVFDDGTATLNGAPFVSGTKVSVEGKYTLVVTDTAGNTTMVTFTLDKTAPTGTFAINNGATHTNNQDVILQIDATDVSNKVKMKLSNDNTSWSALEDVASAKSWKLTNGDGQKTVYLQLIDEAGNTHDLQTTITLDTVAPVVTGVENNKLYNQSVTISFNEGKATLNGKTIADGEIVNDDGAYTLIVTDEAGNTAMLAFSIDQTKPSGSFKINGDADYTNTLATTLQIAVTDFSNELQMRFSHDTSDPANWTSWETLTTTKAWTLLTGDGTKSVSMEVKDKAGNIASFTDEITLDMTNPTGGFEINQGQSYTNTSKVTLSVESADAHGVEMRLSNDNLTWSDWKTAPTKGDVPWELSGGDGTKRVYLELRDPAGNRLALQKQITLDSAGPVVTGVAQDGVYASDVTITFNEGTALLNGNPFTSGSVVTAEGSYELVVTDDAQNRTTIRFTLDKTPPAGTLSIDNGAEFAKTEDVTLQLTASGNTNDIEMAISNADDNSGTWERFAESKAWKLADGSTNGTKTVYVKLRDKAGNVTKLSDTIVLDVLAPTGSITINNGDNSTKSRDVTLAITANDSTSDVQIRFANGDNDWSDWEAVTATKAWQLKSGDGTKTVEMQITDRAGHITTVSDTIELDADAPVVTGVEDKGIYKDDVTITFNEGTATLNGAPFSSGDRVTSEGKHELRVVDASGNEIKITFTLDKTAPTGTFVINNDDRLTSSTSVRLHVTASDNLGDVEMRISNDQGKWSSWEKVTGTIPWNLTYGNGMKKVLIQLRDQAGNTVELDDSIELHVPNVPNPPTGEPVTGVELEEEQLTLRVGDTESLRATVKPTNATNKRVKWESSDSEIVEVDEDGKIKAVAPGTATITVTTVDGNKTASVEVTVKEIPTFQLETNEPSFWIKPRVTTTLRVYKVEGKKRKDITRDKNVEYDTENGLVTVKQGRITAGKEEGEDIVIVRYMGEELEIPVTVSTKTIRSLTTSFKDLVLEIDEEKQLTLTAVFNDKNTEEVTEKATWSSSNEEVIEVTKEGKVTALASGKAVITAKYGGKKVTNRVLVVEEKKVKNLRVSRSSLRLEADNTGEIVLYAVYENRYEEIVTKDAKWTVEDPEIATVENGVVTALESGKTTITVEYGGETITINITVW, from the coding sequence ATGAAAAGAATGATGGCTCGTTTGTTGGTATTTACTTTGCTGTTTGCAATTGTCCAACCGATGCTTATTCAAGAAAAAGCCAACGCAGCGGAACTTCTAGAGATTGGAGTAGAGGCAGACAAGTTCGTGGATGCGTTTGGTGCCTATCCTGATGGCTTGGATTATCAGGGTGTTCCCAATACGCTGATCGTCGGCTATGCGCGAGACTCTGGTGGGGATTATGGGGCTGCGAATGCTGCTCTACGTTTTGACCTGAGCGGCGTGAAAAGTGAGAGGAAAATTCAGTCTGCTGTTCTGAAAATTTATGTGCATAAGGTAGAAGCAACAGGTGGAGATATGCCTTTCATTGATCTATGGGGCTCGTTTGATGACAATTGGAACGATGATTTTGCGACTGTGCTACCTTCGTATCAGGAAAGAATCATAACAAATGAGTTTATTCCTACTAATTTCACAGGGTGGAAATCGTTTGATGTAACCAGCTTTGTCATGAGTAATATTCCAGACAAAAAAGCTACCTTTGTTTTAAGAGGAAGACAAACAGCACCACCTGTTCCTGTCTTGTATCAGCCTCAAATTATTTTCTACGACAAAAGAAATGCTAGCTATGCTTCTCAGCTAGAAATCACGTATGCTCTTAACACTCCACCAACCGATATCCTCTTATCGTCCAATTCGATTCCCGAAAACAATCAAATAGGAGCGGTAGTTGGTACGCTTTCGGCAGTAGATCCTGATCAAGGAGACACCGCTTCGTTCCATATTCAAAACCCTACGGTTCCATTTACTGTTGACGGAAATCAACTGAAGGCGACAGAAACGTTTGATTTTGAAACGAGCTCGACTTACGCTGTACCGATCACCGCAACAGACTCGGCTGGCAATATATTCACCAAGGTGATGAACATCCAGGTGACGGATGTAGATGAACCACCAACGACAGCGACGGTTATCATCAATGGTGGTGCTGCGTTTACGAATTCACCAAATGTGACGCTCACCATGGCCCATGATGATCCTGACGCGGCCAAGCCCGAATATCGTTTGGCGAATGTAGAAGGTGGTCCTTGGAGCGAATGGAAGTCGTTTATGACACCAGTAATGTGGACCTTTACGACAAACGAAGGGACCAAAACGATCTTCATGGAGCTGCGTGACGGAACAGGAACTGTTCTGAAAGCGCAGGATAGCATTGTGCTGGATATAACACCTCCGGCAGGGACTATCGAGATCAATAATGGGAACGTAGCCACTTCATCAGAAAAGGTGGAGCTTACCATTCAGGGAAGTGATGCGAACGGCCCTGTAGAAGTGATGTTGTCGAATGATAACAGCTTTACAGGTAGCTGGATACCTGTTCCTGTCAACAACAAGCTGGAATGGAACTTGGCTAGCGGAGATGGGCAAAAAACGGTCTACGCGAAGTTCCGTGATGGTGCAGGGAATATGTATTATACATCGGGTACCATCGTGTTGGACAAAACGCCACCTGTTGTGACAGGGGTAGCGAATGGCAGCTTCTACACGGCAGATGTCACACCTGTCTTCGACGACGGCACAGCAACATTGAATGGTGCTCCTTTTGTCAGTGGCACAAAGGTGAGTGTGGAGGGCAAGTATACGCTGGTAGTGACGGATACAGCGGGGAATACGACAATGGTAACCTTTACGCTGGATAAAACCGCGCCAACTGGAACATTTGCGATTAATAACGGAGCCACTCATACGAATAACCAAGATGTCATTTTGCAAATCGATGCCACTGACGTTTCCAACAAGGTGAAAATGAAGCTGTCCAACGATAACACCAGCTGGAGTGCACTAGAGGATGTGGCGAGCGCCAAGTCTTGGAAGCTAACAAATGGGGATGGACAGAAGACAGTCTATCTACAGTTGATCGACGAAGCTGGCAACACGCATGATTTACAGACAACAATTACACTCGATACGGTTGCGCCTGTAGTCACAGGGGTAGAGAACAACAAGCTGTACAATCAGAGTGTGACGATCAGCTTCAACGAAGGAAAGGCGACCTTGAACGGAAAGACGATCGCTGACGGAGAAATCGTCAATGACGATGGCGCTTATACGCTGATTGTCACGGACGAAGCGGGCAATACAGCAATGCTTGCATTTTCGATTGATCAAACGAAGCCGTCGGGCAGTTTCAAGATCAATGGTGACGCCGATTATACCAATACACTAGCAACGACATTACAAATTGCCGTTACCGATTTCAGCAATGAACTACAGATGCGCTTTTCCCATGATACGAGCGATCCAGCCAATTGGACTTCTTGGGAAACGCTGACCACAACAAAGGCGTGGACCTTGCTGACTGGAGACGGAACCAAGTCGGTTTCCATGGAAGTAAAGGATAAGGCAGGAAATATTGCCAGCTTTACCGATGAAATCACACTCGATATGACCAACCCTACGGGGGGCTTTGAGATCAATCAAGGTCAGTCGTATACCAACACGAGCAAGGTTACGTTGAGTGTGGAGTCGGCTGATGCTCATGGTGTGGAAATGCGCTTGTCGAATGACAACCTGACGTGGAGCGATTGGAAAACAGCGCCGACGAAAGGCGACGTTCCATGGGAGCTGAGCGGTGGCGATGGAACCAAAAGGGTCTATCTGGAGCTAAGAGATCCGGCTGGAAATAGATTGGCCCTTCAAAAGCAAATCACGCTGGATTCCGCTGGACCAGTTGTCACAGGAGTCGCCCAGGATGGTGTCTATGCGAGCGACGTAACGATTACCTTCAATGAGGGAACAGCATTACTAAACGGCAATCCGTTTACGAGCGGTTCTGTCGTCACTGCGGAAGGCTCGTATGAGCTGGTCGTCACGGATGATGCACAAAATCGTACGACGATCCGTTTCACGCTGGATAAAACACCACCGGCTGGAACGCTCAGCATCGATAACGGAGCCGAATTTGCGAAAACAGAAGACGTTACACTGCAACTCACTGCGTCAGGCAATACCAACGACATTGAAATGGCGATCTCTAACGCCGATGACAATTCGGGTACGTGGGAGCGTTTTGCGGAGTCAAAAGCATGGAAGCTGGCTGATGGCAGCACAAACGGTACCAAAACGGTTTATGTCAAGCTGCGGGACAAAGCGGGGAACGTCACAAAGCTAAGTGATACGATTGTACTGGATGTGTTGGCGCCTACTGGATCTATCACGATCAATAACGGAGACAATTCCACCAAGTCTCGTGATGTTACGCTCGCTATCACAGCGAACGACAGTACCAGTGATGTACAAATCCGCTTCGCAAATGGTGACAACGACTGGAGCGATTGGGAGGCAGTAACTGCGACCAAAGCATGGCAGTTGAAGTCCGGTGATGGAACCAAGACTGTCGAGATGCAGATCACAGACCGGGCAGGGCACATTACAACCGTGTCAGATACAATCGAGCTGGATGCAGATGCGCCCGTTGTTACTGGAGTCGAGGACAAAGGCATTTACAAAGATGACGTGACCATCACATTCAACGAAGGAACCGCGACGTTGAACGGTGCTCCATTCTCAAGTGGCGACCGGGTAACAAGTGAAGGTAAGCATGAACTACGGGTTGTAGATGCTTCCGGTAACGAAATCAAGATCACGTTTACTTTGGATAAAACAGCACCAACAGGAACGTTCGTCATCAACAATGATGATCGTCTAACCAGCTCCACCAGCGTGAGACTGCATGTTACTGCTTCGGACAATTTAGGAGATGTCGAGATGCGTATCTCCAATGACCAAGGCAAGTGGAGCAGCTGGGAAAAAGTGACGGGAACGATACCGTGGAACTTGACGTATGGCAATGGAATGAAAAAGGTTCTGATCCAGCTTCGCGACCAGGCAGGAAACACCGTTGAACTGGATGATTCCATTGAGCTACACGTGCCAAATGTGCCGAATCCACCAACAGGAGAGCCGGTCACCGGAGTTGAGCTGGAGGAAGAGCAGTTAACATTGCGTGTTGGCGATACAGAAAGCCTTCGAGCCACAGTAAAACCAACGAATGCCACCAACAAACGGGTCAAGTGGGAAAGCAGCGACTCTGAGATCGTAGAGGTAGATGAGGATGGTAAGATCAAGGCAGTAGCTCCTGGAACTGCGACGATTACAGTGACGACCGTAGACGGGAACAAAACCGCTTCGGTGGAAGTAACCGTTAAGGAAATACCCACCTTCCAGTTGGAAACAAACGAACCGTCCTTCTGGATTAAGCCGAGAGTAACCACAACCTTACGAGTTTATAAGGTAGAAGGCAAAAAACGCAAAGACATCACGCGAGACAAAAATGTTGAGTACGACACGGAAAACGGGTTGGTTACCGTCAAGCAGGGTCGCATTACGGCAGGCAAAGAAGAAGGAGAAGACATCGTTATCGTTCGCTATATGGGCGAGGAACTGGAGATTCCGGTGACGGTTTCTACGAAAACGATTCGTTCGTTGACGACCTCCTTCAAGGATTTGGTGCTGGAGATCGATGAGGAGAAGCAGCTAACGCTGACAGCCGTCTTCAATGACAAGAACACCGAAGAGGTGACAGAGAAAGCAACTTGGTCCTCTAGCAATGAAGAGGTCATCGAAGTAACAAAAGAGGGAAAAGTGACAGCGCTGGCTTCCGGGAAGGCTGTCATTACTGCGAAATACGGCGGTAAAAAGGTAACTAATCGTGTGCTCGTCGTAGAGGAAAAGAAAGTGAAAAATTTGCGAGTATCGCGCTCTTCGCTGCGCTTGGAGGCAGACAATACTGGAGAGATCGTCCTGTATGCGGTCTATGAAAATAGATACGAGGAGATCGTCACCAAGGATGCCAAATGGACAGTGGAAGATCCTGAGATTGCGACTGTAGAAAATGGTGTCGTGACCGCACTGGAATCTGGTAAAACAACCATTACAGTGGAATACGGCGGCGAGACTATTACGATTAACATTACGGTCTGGTAA
- a CDS encoding sensor histidine kinase, which translates to MRRLRLNVVTKLFAATFVFVFLLYALILIGEKFFFERFYLNAKVSELSQAMASFPDEYAKLPPDKHKLDKLVGTLMNRTDASIAIVDEQLRQLNLDPYFLEMKVANKNQAITLPLKEMKSTDLPEGLHVGDTITIDGIYMDEKNTIMKPIRIARQSPSTNVTENGLTRVTAVISELMLPSQQRAHNPFYQDSLVADQIGPWLTQQSDEITQMKSGSFIQRKWTDPWSGVNYAIVIHRFSYQGGANYILAVTTLQPVSDAVSMLTSYSLYATPVILVILLLLSFVFSKIITQPLVTLSHSASRMANLDFTELASIHSQDEFGELSRHLNTLAGKLDQTLKDLKSANVTLREDLEHKEKMEQLRKELIANISHELKTPLGIVKGFAEGLKDDVAHEKRERYMDVILSEVDKMNELIMDMLELSKFEAKAILLRRQSFPVSEIIDRVAASFQLQLANKQVRLWLALPEEINVWADPRRIEQVIVNLLGNAVRHANPSSEIRITGVRERECIRFRIENEGAHIPDDQLTRIWEQFYRVDSSRWRKTGGTGLGLAICKHILDLHGSDYDAENTVNGVAFSFTLVENKNKGGNDNEFEKE; encoded by the coding sequence ATGAGACGACTTCGACTAAACGTTGTGACAAAATTATTTGCCGCCACTTTTGTTTTTGTCTTTTTGCTCTACGCTTTGATATTGATAGGGGAAAAGTTTTTCTTTGAGCGCTTTTATTTAAATGCGAAAGTAAGCGAGCTCTCGCAAGCAATGGCATCTTTCCCAGATGAGTACGCCAAACTCCCTCCCGACAAGCACAAGCTGGATAAGCTGGTGGGTACATTGATGAATCGCACAGATGCCAGCATCGCGATCGTAGATGAGCAGCTCAGGCAATTGAATCTCGACCCCTATTTTCTGGAAATGAAAGTAGCAAATAAAAATCAAGCGATTACCTTACCGCTAAAAGAAATGAAAAGCACCGATCTTCCTGAAGGACTCCATGTTGGAGACACGATTACCATCGACGGAATCTATATGGATGAGAAGAATACGATCATGAAGCCGATACGGATTGCGAGGCAAAGTCCATCCACAAATGTGACCGAAAATGGACTAACCCGGGTTACGGCAGTTATTTCTGAACTCATGCTGCCTAGTCAGCAGCGGGCACATAACCCTTTTTATCAGGATTCCCTCGTAGCTGATCAAATCGGACCATGGCTGACGCAGCAATCCGACGAGATTACACAGATGAAAAGCGGATCATTCATCCAGCGGAAGTGGACGGATCCGTGGAGTGGTGTAAACTATGCCATCGTGATTCATCGATTCTCCTATCAGGGCGGGGCGAATTATATACTGGCGGTGACGACGTTGCAACCAGTGAGCGATGCGGTAAGTATGCTGACCAGCTATTCCCTATACGCGACGCCAGTCATCCTCGTCATCTTACTGCTGCTGTCCTTTGTCTTTTCGAAGATCATCACGCAACCATTAGTTACGTTGAGTCATTCCGCTTCACGTATGGCTAATCTGGACTTCACAGAACTTGCTTCGATTCATTCTCAGGATGAATTCGGTGAGCTTTCTCGCCATCTGAATACATTAGCTGGTAAGCTGGATCAAACATTAAAAGATCTGAAAAGTGCCAATGTCACTCTTCGCGAGGATTTAGAGCATAAGGAAAAAATGGAGCAGCTTCGCAAAGAATTGATTGCAAACATCTCTCATGAACTCAAGACCCCGCTTGGCATTGTGAAGGGCTTTGCGGAAGGATTAAAAGATGATGTCGCACATGAAAAGCGGGAGCGATACATGGATGTCATTTTAAGCGAAGTCGACAAGATGAACGAGCTCATTATGGATATGCTGGAGTTGTCCAAATTCGAAGCCAAAGCCATTTTGCTTCGTAGACAATCGTTTCCCGTATCGGAAATAATAGATCGCGTAGCCGCTTCTTTTCAACTACAGCTGGCAAACAAGCAGGTACGATTATGGCTTGCCTTACCTGAAGAGATCAACGTATGGGCAGATCCAAGACGTATCGAGCAAGTGATCGTGAATTTGCTCGGCAATGCAGTCCGGCACGCCAATCCATCAAGTGAGATTCGGATTACCGGGGTCCGCGAGCGGGAGTGCATCCGGTTTCGAATCGAAAATGAAGGAGCGCATATCCCAGACGATCAACTAACGCGGATATGGGAGCAATTTTATCGAGTAGATAGCTCTCGCTGGCGGAAAACTGGCGGCACGGGTCTCGGATTAGCGATCTGTAAACACATCCTCGATCTGCATGGTAGTGATTATGATGCGGAAAATACCGTGAATGGAGTCGCTTTTTCCTTCACGTTGGTTGAAAATAAAAACAAAGGTGGAAATGACAATGAATTTGAAAAAGAATAA
- a CDS encoding response regulator transcription factor: MKRKVLLVEDDELIREFVSDYFKKEAWEVYEAQHGKMAMELFALHSVDLVVLDIMMPEMDGWSVCRKIRQQSDIPIIIITARVDDDDQLMGFELGADEYVTKPFSPKVLVARAKALMKRAEGSIGRGDDIAQFGALTVNKRAHTVTIASVPVSLTPKEYELLLFFIKHEGTVLSRDSILNGVWGMDYFGDHRTVDTHVKKLRAKLDTEQHLIQTMIRFGYKFEAKR, encoded by the coding sequence ATGAAACGGAAAGTGTTACTCGTAGAGGACGACGAGCTCATACGTGAATTTGTATCGGATTATTTTAAAAAAGAAGCTTGGGAAGTGTACGAAGCGCAGCACGGTAAAATGGCGATGGAGCTTTTTGCTCTGCACTCTGTCGATTTAGTTGTACTAGATATTATGATGCCCGAGATGGATGGCTGGTCGGTGTGCAGAAAAATCCGCCAGCAATCCGACATTCCCATCATAATCATTACAGCAAGAGTAGACGACGATGACCAGTTGATGGGTTTTGAGCTTGGCGCAGACGAATATGTCACCAAACCGTTTAGCCCAAAAGTATTAGTGGCCCGTGCCAAGGCTCTGATGAAAAGAGCAGAGGGGAGCATCGGGAGGGGAGATGATATCGCTCAGTTTGGAGCATTGACGGTAAACAAACGAGCTCACACTGTTACGATTGCCAGCGTCCCGGTTTCATTGACACCAAAAGAGTATGAGCTGCTTCTGTTCTTCATCAAGCATGAAGGGACGGTCTTGTCCCGAGATAGCATATTGAATGGGGTTTGGGGGATGGACTACTTTGGCGACCATCGCACCGTTGATACCCATGTGAAAAAACTGCGGGCCAAGCTGGATACAGAGCAGCATCTGATTCAGACGATGATCCGTTTTGGATATAAGTTTGAGGCAAAGCGATGA